A genomic region of candidate division KSB1 bacterium contains the following coding sequences:
- a CDS encoding cation diffusion facilitator family transporter, with the protein MTGQGQEASAWRRLTTPAGVTWLGLGINCFFSAAKIVAGLLFSSQAILADGLHSISDMATDVAVLAGLRVSSKPADEAHNYGHRRATTLVTLFVGAALLLAAGWIGYTAVVTMREEHSAVEGLIPFIIAAASVPVKELLYQVTRRVGIRVSDSSLVANAWHHRSDAWASATAALGLAVVTFGGPRWAFVDHVTALVLVAFLIVMAAKIIWTSGSDLMDRAPDDVTLASIRRAVAQTAGVRSFHGIRARRVGDMVEMDVHVQVDPQLTVSQGHDIARSVRQRVVQQNPQVSQVIVHVEPSPERPEEQT; encoded by the coding sequence ATGACAGGACAGGGACAAGAGGCCAGTGCCTGGCGGCGGCTGACCACGCCAGCCGGGGTCACCTGGCTGGGCCTGGGCATCAATTGCTTCTTCTCGGCCGCCAAGATTGTGGCGGGACTGTTGTTCAGCAGTCAGGCCATCTTGGCCGACGGGTTGCACAGCATCTCGGACATGGCCACTGACGTGGCCGTGCTGGCCGGTCTCAGAGTTTCCAGCAAACCGGCCGACGAGGCGCACAATTACGGCCACCGGCGCGCGACCACCTTGGTGACCCTGTTTGTGGGCGCAGCGCTTCTGCTGGCCGCGGGGTGGATCGGCTACACGGCCGTGGTCACTATGCGCGAGGAGCACAGCGCAGTGGAGGGGTTAATCCCCTTCATCATCGCCGCGGCGTCGGTGCCGGTTAAAGAGCTGCTCTATCAGGTCACCAGGCGCGTGGGGATAAGGGTCTCCGACAGCTCGCTGGTGGCCAACGCCTGGCATCATCGCAGCGACGCCTGGGCATCGGCAACCGCCGCTCTGGGCCTCGCGGTGGTGACCTTTGGGGGGCCGCGCTGGGCATTTGTCGACCACGTGACGGCGCTGGTGCTTGTGGCATTCCTAATCGTGATGGCCGCGAAAATCATCTGGACCAGCGGCAGCGACTTGATGGACCGCGCACCCGACGACGTGACGCTCGCCAGCATCAGAAGGGCCGTTGCCCAGACAGCGGGGGTGCGCAGCTTCCATGGCATTCGCGCCCGGCGCGTCGGCGACATGGTGGAGATGGATGTCCACGTGCAGGTGGACCCGCAGCTCACGGTCAGCCAGGGGCACGACATCGCTCGCTCCGTGCGCCAGCGTGTCGTGCAGCAGAACCCTCAGGTCAGTCAGGTCATCGTGCACGTAGAACCATCACCAGAACGTCCAGAGGAGCAGACTTGA
- the pssA gene encoding CDP-diacylglycerol--serine O-phosphatidyltransferase yields the protein MNRRALLADVFTALNMLCGFLGILAAVRGRWERALWLVFIAAIFDGLDGKFARAARSGQTSDFGLQLDSLSDVISFGVLPGVLAYEIFLNKLGVAGVAISFLPVLCSALRLARFNVLSMSVRSPFYVGLPAPMATLTICGFIWMDALLPDVIGGLRLLPVVVAGVSLLMVSRLPYDRMPHFAFSRGAANTRNLLIFLFGLVFIPLFPRHVFFPLMMVYVVAGIVRGLRGGPCQAPARDRDSKASKREAL from the coding sequence GTGAATAGGCGAGCCTTGCTGGCGGATGTCTTTACCGCCCTAAACATGTTGTGTGGCTTCTTGGGCATCCTGGCGGCAGTGCGCGGTCGGTGGGAGCGTGCTCTGTGGCTCGTTTTCATTGCAGCCATCTTCGACGGCCTGGACGGAAAGTTCGCCCGCGCAGCCCGCTCCGGACAGACCAGCGACTTTGGCCTGCAGTTGGACTCGCTGTCGGACGTCATCTCCTTTGGCGTCTTGCCGGGAGTGTTGGCATACGAAATCTTTCTCAACAAGCTGGGCGTGGCCGGCGTGGCGATAAGCTTCCTGCCGGTACTTTGCTCCGCCCTGCGGTTGGCGCGGTTCAACGTGCTGAGCATGAGTGTGAGGAGCCCTTTCTACGTGGGACTGCCGGCCCCCATGGCAACGCTCACCATCTGCGGCTTCATCTGGATGGACGCCCTGTTGCCAGACGTCATCGGTGGTCTGCGCCTGCTTCCCGTAGTGGTGGCCGGGGTCTCTCTGCTCATGGTGAGCAGGCTCCCCTATGACAGGATGCCCCATTTCGCGTTCAGCCGCGGTGCCGCAAATACGCGTAATCTGCTCATTTTCCTTTTTGGTCTGGTGTTCATCCCTCTGTTCCCCAGGCATGTGTTCTTTCCGCTCATGATGGTCTATGTCGTCGCGGGCATCGTGCGTGGCCTCCGTGGCGGCCCGTGCCAGGCACCTGCCCGGGACAGGGATTCTAAGGCAAGCAAGAGAGAAGCGCTATGA
- a CDS encoding trypsin-like peptidase domain-containing protein, producing the protein MGRLARGVVIFVAGFAAATVLVSHCGQERSTSSSAPSLEVAHTAAQVTSEVDSAALRRQWQITASRENAITKAVAKASPAVVGINVIQVREYQRGGLFMDDPFWDFFYPRRYRERVQSLGSGFIISPDGYIVTNEHVVHNAVEIVVTLWGGKQYKAQVVGSDFVTDIALLKIDGKDLPTVTLGDSDDVIRGEWVIALGNPFGLFNINSEPSVNVGVVSNVNMDFGEQNGRVYQDMIQTDAQINGGNSGGPLLNSLGEVIGMNTWIISGSRDMSGNIGIGFAIPVNTIKRIVRELRDKGRVEREFWTGLEVDEMSHMVAFALGLGARRGVVVTDVANNSPGERAGLKPGDVILEVNGKAVRTPDQIMSLISEQDLRPGDKLRLKVYRQGRTFDAEVRLERPPR; encoded by the coding sequence ATGGGCAGGTTGGCGCGTGGTGTCGTAATCTTTGTGGCCGGCTTTGCGGCCGCCACGGTGCTGGTCTCACATTGTGGGCAGGAGCGCTCCACCAGCAGCTCTGCGCCCTCTTTGGAGGTGGCGCACACAGCAGCGCAGGTGACCAGCGAGGTCGACTCGGCGGCGCTGCGCCGCCAATGGCAAATCACTGCCTCCCGCGAGAACGCCATCACCAAGGCAGTGGCAAAGGCCAGCCCTGCGGTGGTCGGCATCAACGTCATTCAGGTGCGGGAGTACCAGCGCGGGGGCCTGTTCATGGACGACCCCTTCTGGGACTTTTTCTATCCGCGCCGCTACCGGGAGCGGGTGCAGAGCCTCGGTTCGGGCTTTATCATCTCGCCGGACGGCTACATCGTCACCAATGAGCACGTGGTGCACAATGCCGTGGAAATCGTCGTCACCCTTTGGGGCGGCAAGCAGTACAAGGCACAGGTGGTGGGCAGCGATTTCGTCACCGACATCGCTCTGCTGAAGATCGATGGCAAGGACCTGCCCACGGTGACCTTGGGCGATTCCGATGACGTCATCCGCGGCGAGTGGGTGATTGCTTTGGGGAATCCGTTCGGCCTTTTCAACATCAACTCCGAGCCGAGTGTGAACGTTGGGGTCGTCTCCAACGTCAACATGGACTTTGGCGAGCAGAATGGCCGGGTGTACCAGGACATGATCCAGACCGACGCACAAATCAACGGCGGCAACAGCGGCGGGCCCTTGCTGAACAGCCTGGGCGAGGTGATCGGCATGAACACTTGGATCATCTCCGGCAGCCGGGACATGAGTGGCAACATCGGCATCGGCTTTGCCATCCCGGTCAACACCATCAAGAGGATCGTGCGCGAGCTGCGCGACAAGGGGCGCGTGGAGCGCGAGTTCTGGACGGGCCTTGAGGTGGACGAGATGAGCCACATGGTGGCCTTTGCGTTGGGTCTCGGCGCGCGCCGCGGCGTGGTGGTGACCGACGTGGCCAACAACAGCCCAGGCGAGCGCGCCGGCCTCAAGCCAGGAGATGTCATCCTGGAGGTGAATGGCAAGGCGGTGCGCACCCCAGACCAGATCATGTCGTTGATCAGCGAACAGGACTTGCGCCCCGGTGACAAGCTGCGCCTCAAAGTCTACCGCCAAGGCCGGACTTTTGATGCCGAGGTGAGGCTTGAGCGGCCGCCGCGCTGA
- a CDS encoding phosphatidylserine decarboxylase: MAREGIGTVLASALMALVVTAGAVLTGSPGLVVLSALLWLALGVVVYFFRDPLRHPPLGEGLVLSPADGRVVAVCKEEAREFLSGQVWRIAVFLSLFDVHVIRAPIAGQVGYFRYQKGRFAPARREEAGRLNEQVVMGIEGGQCKVLLQLIAGVVARRVVCHPREGWRVEKGQRIGIIRFGSRVELTVPGEATVQVQRGQKVRAGETIIASVGRE; this comes from the coding sequence GTGGCCAGAGAAGGCATAGGGACGGTGCTGGCCAGTGCCCTTATGGCGCTGGTGGTCACCGCAGGCGCGGTGCTGACTGGCTCGCCAGGGCTGGTTGTGCTCAGTGCGCTGTTGTGGCTGGCGTTGGGAGTGGTGGTGTACTTTTTCCGCGATCCCCTGCGCCATCCCCCGCTCGGCGAGGGCCTTGTGCTTAGCCCTGCAGACGGCCGGGTGGTAGCAGTGTGCAAGGAGGAGGCGCGGGAGTTTCTCTCTGGGCAAGTGTGGCGCATCGCGGTGTTCCTTTCGCTGTTTGATGTCCATGTCATCCGCGCGCCCATTGCTGGGCAAGTGGGCTACTTCCGCTATCAGAAGGGACGCTTCGCGCCGGCGCGCCGCGAGGAAGCCGGCCGGCTGAACGAGCAGGTGGTGATGGGGATCGAAGGCGGACAGTGCAAAGTGTTGCTGCAGCTGATTGCCGGGGTGGTCGCGCGCCGCGTCGTGTGCCATCCCCGCGAAGGGTGGCGCGTGGAAAAAGGGCAGAGAATCGGCATCATCAGATTCGGCTCGCGCGTCGAGCTGACGGTGCCCGGCGAGGCCACCGTGCAGGTGCAGCGCGGTCAGAAGGTACGGGCGGGGGAAACCATCATCGCGAGTGTCGGTCGTGAATAG
- a CDS encoding SagB/ThcOx family dehydrogenase, producing MDRLLVRLMASAMVGIMATVLAAEQGGTAIKLPAPQTEGGMPLMAALKARCSTRAFSSKPLPLQVLSNLLWAACGVNRPESGKRTAPTARNMQEIDVYVALAEGLYLYNAKEHVLEPVLMQDLRAATGRQAFVAEAPVNLIFVSDYDKMGNIPTEAKDFYSATDTGYISQNVYLFCASEGLATVVRNMVDKPALAEKMGLRPTQKVILAQTVGYPKE from the coding sequence ATGGACAGGCTCTTGGTGAGGCTCATGGCAAGTGCGATGGTGGGGATCATGGCAACGGTGCTCGCCGCTGAACAGGGGGGCACGGCAATCAAGCTCCCGGCGCCGCAAACCGAGGGAGGCATGCCGCTCATGGCAGCGCTCAAGGCGCGGTGCAGTACCCGCGCTTTCAGCAGCAAGCCGCTCCCCTTGCAGGTGCTGTCCAACTTGCTATGGGCGGCCTGTGGGGTGAATCGTCCAGAGTCCGGCAAGCGGACGGCACCAACGGCACGCAACATGCAGGAGATAGACGTCTACGTGGCGCTGGCCGAGGGGCTGTACCTGTACAATGCCAAGGAGCACGTCCTGGAGCCCGTGTTGATGCAGGACTTGCGGGCTGCCACCGGACGACAGGCGTTTGTTGCGGAGGCGCCGGTCAACCTCATCTTCGTCTCGGACTATGACAAGATGGGAAACATCCCCACCGAGGCGAAGGACTTTTACTCTGCCACAGACACTGGCTACATCAGCCAAAACGTCTACCTTTTCTGCGCTTCGGAGGGGCTTGCCACGGTGGTGCGCAACATGGTGGACAAGCCGGCGTTGGCAGAGAAGATGGGACTCAGGCCCACGCAAAAGGTGATTTTGGCGCAGACGGTGGGGTACCCGAAAGAGTAA
- the gatB gene encoding Asp-tRNA(Asn)/Glu-tRNA(Gln) amidotransferase subunit GatB, which translates to MAEGLEAVIGLEVHVQLLTASKLFCGCSTAFGAAPNTQVCPVCLGLPGALPVLNRRAVELALRLGLALGCEIDRHCRFARKQYFYPDLPKGYQITQFWAPLCCGGRMEFEVDGTPRSVRLRHAHLEEDAGRSVHAEAYVAEDETLVDLNRCGVPLVEIVTEPELHSPREAACFVAELRRLLRCLGVSDGQMERGSLRCDANVSIRPKGAPDQGVATEIKNLNSLRALERALATEVARQVAVRGQGEAVSHQTLCWDAAAQAVAVMRDKEYAHDYRYSPEPDLPPACIPERWIEKLRRALPELPLARKRRLEREYGLPPERAYLLTDDSSLADYFEAVAKAVGVPQLACNWMTGAVARTAKQLHVSIAEFPVPASSLAKLLVEVRDGALSDHAARQVLSTMIATGRPVEDLLASRGTSLPRPEVGRVIEEVLFQHSTLVSGYRQGKKQLFGFFIGEVMRKLPDEADPQEVRALLQERLAGPPADPEGD; encoded by the coding sequence GTGGCTGAGGGACTCGAGGCAGTCATCGGGCTGGAGGTGCACGTGCAGCTCCTCACGGCCAGCAAGCTCTTCTGCGGCTGCAGCACGGCTTTCGGCGCAGCCCCAAACACGCAAGTCTGCCCGGTGTGCCTTGGCCTGCCGGGGGCGCTACCCGTGTTGAATCGGCGGGCTGTGGAGCTGGCCCTGCGCTTGGGCCTTGCCTTGGGCTGCGAGATCGACCGCCACTGTCGCTTTGCCCGTAAGCAGTACTTCTACCCCGACCTGCCCAAGGGCTACCAGATCACGCAGTTTTGGGCGCCGCTCTGCTGCGGCGGCCGCATGGAGTTCGAGGTGGATGGGACGCCGCGCAGTGTCCGGCTGCGGCACGCTCATCTCGAAGAGGATGCAGGCAGGTCAGTGCACGCCGAGGCCTATGTGGCCGAAGACGAGACGCTGGTGGACCTTAATCGCTGCGGGGTGCCTCTAGTGGAAATTGTGACCGAGCCCGAATTGCACTCGCCGCGGGAGGCGGCCTGCTTCGTCGCCGAACTCCGCCGCCTGCTGCGCTGCCTGGGCGTCAGCGATGGCCAGATGGAGCGCGGGAGCCTGCGCTGCGATGCCAATGTGTCGATCCGTCCCAAAGGCGCCCCGGATCAGGGCGTCGCCACCGAGATCAAGAATCTCAACTCCCTGCGTGCTTTGGAGCGGGCCCTCGCGACAGAGGTGGCCCGTCAGGTTGCCGTGCGCGGCCAAGGGGAAGCAGTGAGCCACCAGACCCTGTGCTGGGATGCCGCCGCCCAGGCGGTAGCCGTCATGCGCGACAAGGAGTACGCCCACGACTACCGTTATTCCCCTGAACCAGACCTGCCACCGGCATGCATTCCCGAACGGTGGATCGAGAAGCTGAGGCGAGCCCTGCCTGAGCTGCCGCTGGCCCGCAAGCGCCGCTTGGAACGGGAGTATGGCCTCCCGCCAGAGCGAGCCTATCTGCTCACGGACGACTCCAGCCTGGCCGACTACTTCGAGGCGGTGGCCAAGGCGGTTGGAGTGCCACAGCTTGCCTGCAATTGGATGACAGGGGCGGTGGCGCGAACGGCCAAGCAACTCCACGTTTCCATTGCAGAGTTTCCGGTGCCGGCTTCTTCTTTAGCCAAGCTGCTGGTCGAGGTGCGCGATGGTGCCTTGAGCGACCACGCCGCACGCCAGGTTCTGTCCACGATGATCGCCACCGGCCGACCAGTGGAAGACCTGCTTGCCAGTCGCGGCACCTCATTGCCGAGGCCGGAGGTGGGCCGGGTCATTGAAGAGGTCCTTTTCCAGCACTCTACGCTGGTCTCTGGCTACCGGCAGGGGAAGAAGCAGCTCTTTGGCTTTTTCATCGGGGAGGTAATGAGGAAACTGCCCGACGAGGCAGATCCGCAGGAGGTACGAGCGCTTCTCCAGGAGCGCTTGGCGGGCCCGCCCGCCGACCCAGAGGGCGATTAG
- a CDS encoding nitroreductase family protein, translating to MKARRSCRTFAERGIEHEAREALARYLQQPLPGPFGSSVRLGLLELGEAQGLGARLGTYGVIRGARSFLAGAVRRSVMDLEDFGFVFEAAVLQATELGLGTCWLGGTFRRSSFATALRLAEDELLPALSPVGYPAGRRNVLDVTFRAVARSATRKAWHELFFAGSFAQPLTPEEAGPYATPLEMVRLAPSASNRQPWRVVWDQEQGAFHFFLQRSRGYRVPGAVDLQRVDMGIAICHFTLAAQEMGLRGRWQQLSAAPLVHEALRYVASWCVADAVPCSSEIVR from the coding sequence ATAAAAGCGCGTCGCTCCTGTCGCACCTTTGCCGAGCGCGGCATAGAGCACGAGGCGCGCGAGGCTCTGGCACGCTATCTCCAGCAGCCGCTCCCGGGGCCATTCGGCAGCTCAGTGCGCCTTGGCCTGCTGGAACTTGGCGAAGCCCAGGGGCTTGGGGCGCGACTTGGCACCTATGGCGTGATTCGAGGGGCACGCAGCTTTCTGGCCGGCGCGGTGCGGCGCAGTGTCATGGACCTGGAAGATTTTGGGTTTGTCTTCGAAGCGGCCGTGCTCCAAGCCACGGAATTGGGCTTGGGGACCTGCTGGCTGGGTGGCACCTTTAGACGGAGCTCATTTGCCACGGCGCTGCGCCTGGCTGAGGACGAGCTGCTCCCGGCGCTGAGCCCGGTTGGTTACCCGGCTGGGCGGCGCAATGTGCTCGATGTGACCTTCAGGGCTGTGGCCAGGTCGGCGACGCGCAAGGCGTGGCATGAACTCTTCTTCGCAGGCTCGTTCGCGCAGCCCTTGACGCCCGAAGAAGCAGGGCCCTACGCGACCCCTCTGGAGATGGTGCGCTTGGCGCCTTCGGCTTCCAATCGTCAGCCGTGGCGTGTTGTGTGGGACCAGGAGCAGGGCGCGTTTCACTTCTTTTTGCAGCGGAGTCGTGGCTATCGAGTGCCGGGAGCGGTCGACTTGCAGCGGGTGGACATGGGCATTGCCATTTGCCATTTCACCCTCGCTGCGCAAGAGATGGGGCTGCGCGGTAGGTGGCAGCAGCTCTCCGCTGCACCACTGGTGCACGAGGCGCTGCGGTATGTGGCTTCCTGGTGCGTCGCGGACGCGGTGCCCTGTAGCTCGGAAATCGTGCGATGA
- the gatA gene encoding Asp-tRNA(Asn)/Glu-tRNA(Gln) amidotransferase subunit GatA: protein MRSLLLRREVSCVEVVGACLQRIAQSPLNAFVSVCPERALRQACAVDERIARHRAGMLAGLAIGVKDNINVRGWKTTCASRHLADYVAPFHATAVRRLLRQDAIVLGKTNMDEFAMGSSGESSHFGPTRNPHCLERVPGGSSSGSAAAVAAREVWAALGSDTGGSVRQPASFCGVVGLKPTYGRVSRYGLVAFGSSLDQIGPLTLSVQDCALVLQVIAGHDPHEATSSRLPVLDWQRELDRGISGLRLGRPAEYFQPPASAEVRDAVDATLAQLVGAGAGVEEISLPHTDYAVATYYVTCTAEASSNLARFDGMRYGARSAANDLDETYVATRTLGFGPEVKRRILLGCFVLSAGHYQAYYDKAQRVRTLIAQDFARAFEKVDCLVTPTAPTTAFRMGKRTVNPLTMYLSDVYTVSASLCGLPAISVPCGRDANGLPIGLQVIGKPFDEGTVLRVARAVEIARGQR from the coding sequence TTGCGATCGCTCCTCCTCCGGCGCGAGGTTTCCTGTGTGGAGGTGGTCGGTGCCTGCCTGCAGCGCATCGCGCAGAGCCCACTCAATGCGTTTGTGAGCGTCTGCCCGGAAAGGGCTCTGCGGCAAGCCTGCGCCGTGGATGAACGCATAGCGCGCCACCGTGCGGGGATGCTGGCCGGGCTGGCCATAGGCGTCAAAGACAACATCAATGTCCGGGGCTGGAAGACTACCTGCGCCTCCCGCCACTTAGCAGACTATGTCGCCCCGTTCCATGCCACTGCCGTCAGGCGTCTCCTGCGTCAGGACGCGATCGTCCTTGGCAAGACGAACATGGACGAGTTCGCCATGGGTTCCTCTGGCGAGTCCTCCCACTTTGGGCCGACGCGCAACCCCCACTGTTTGGAGCGTGTGCCCGGTGGCTCGTCGAGCGGCTCTGCAGCGGCGGTGGCGGCGCGCGAAGTCTGGGCTGCGTTAGGCTCCGACACCGGCGGCTCCGTGCGTCAGCCGGCCTCTTTTTGCGGCGTCGTAGGTCTCAAGCCCACCTACGGCCGCGTGTCGCGCTACGGACTTGTGGCCTTCGGTTCGTCCCTCGACCAAATCGGACCTTTGACCCTATCGGTGCAGGACTGCGCCCTGGTGCTGCAGGTGATTGCCGGACACGACCCCCACGAGGCCACCTCGAGCAGGCTGCCCGTTCTGGACTGGCAAAGGGAGCTGGACCGTGGCATCAGCGGGCTTCGGCTTGGCAGGCCGGCTGAGTATTTTCAGCCGCCGGCCAGTGCGGAAGTTCGCGATGCCGTCGATGCCACACTTGCGCAGCTTGTGGGAGCGGGTGCCGGCGTAGAGGAAATCAGCCTGCCGCACACCGACTACGCCGTGGCGACCTATTATGTGACCTGCACGGCCGAGGCGTCATCTAACTTGGCGCGGTTTGACGGCATGCGCTACGGCGCACGTAGTGCCGCGAACGACCTCGACGAGACGTACGTTGCTACGCGCACCCTTGGATTTGGCCCTGAAGTCAAACGCCGCATCCTGCTCGGGTGCTTTGTCCTGTCCGCTGGCCACTACCAGGCCTACTATGACAAGGCGCAGCGCGTGCGCACGCTGATCGCCCAGGACTTTGCCCGGGCCTTTGAGAAAGTGGACTGCCTCGTCACCCCGACTGCGCCGACCACTGCCTTCCGCATGGGTAAACGTACGGTTAATCCCCTCACCATGTACCTCTCCGACGTCTACACCGTGTCAGCCAGCCTGTGCGGCCTGCCCGCTATTTCGGTGCCGTGCGGGCGAGATGCCAATGGGCTGCCCATCGGCCTGCAGGTGATCGGCAAGCCCTTCGACGAGGGCACTGTGCTGCGCGTCGCCCGTGCCGTGGAAATCGCTCGGGGGCAACGGTGA
- the purB gene encoding adenylosuccinate lyase: protein MIARYTRPRMGAIWSDEHRFATWLEVETVVCEVMAELGQIPLAAAQAIRSKGRFDVARISEIEQTVKHDVIAFLTNVHEYVGEEARYLHLGLTSSDLLDTSLALLLREAGKLLLEDLAALRAAVRKRALEFKHTPCIGRTHGVHAEPITFGLKLAVWYDELGRAQFRLERAVEAVSVGKISGAVGTFGYLDPRVEELVCARLGLRPAPVSTQIVQRDVHAEYLCTLALIASSLEKFAVEVRNLQRTEILEAEEYFSPGQKGSSAMPHKRNPITCERIAGMARIVRGNALAALDNMPLWHERDISHSSVERVIVPDSTIILDYMLATFTDVVERLLVYPENMLANLHKTGGLIFSQALLLALVNKGVAREEAYQWVQAHAMTAWRTGADFRRLVLDDPQVRSVLSEEEVERCFDLNHSLRHVDYIFARAGLA, encoded by the coding sequence ATGATTGCCCGCTACACCCGCCCGCGCATGGGCGCCATCTGGAGCGATGAACACCGCTTCGCCACCTGGCTGGAAGTGGAGACGGTCGTCTGCGAGGTCATGGCCGAGTTGGGTCAGATTCCACTTGCTGCCGCACAGGCCATTCGCAGCAAAGGGCGGTTCGACGTGGCCCGCATCAGCGAGATCGAGCAGACCGTCAAGCACGACGTGATAGCCTTCCTGACGAACGTCCACGAGTATGTCGGCGAGGAGGCTCGCTACCTCCACCTGGGCCTCACCTCCTCGGACCTTCTGGATACCTCCCTGGCGCTGCTCCTGCGCGAGGCCGGCAAGCTGCTTCTGGAGGACCTTGCCGCTTTGCGGGCAGCAGTGCGCAAGCGGGCGCTGGAATTCAAGCACACCCCATGCATCGGCCGGACCCATGGGGTCCATGCCGAGCCCATCACCTTCGGGCTCAAACTGGCCGTGTGGTACGACGAGCTTGGCCGGGCGCAGTTCCGCCTGGAACGCGCGGTTGAGGCCGTGTCGGTGGGCAAGATCTCCGGAGCGGTGGGTACCTTCGGCTACCTTGACCCGCGGGTCGAGGAGTTGGTCTGCGCACGGCTGGGTCTTCGCCCTGCCCCGGTGTCCACGCAAATCGTCCAGCGCGACGTGCATGCTGAGTATCTCTGCACCTTGGCCCTCATCGCCTCGTCGCTGGAAAAGTTCGCCGTGGAAGTGCGCAACCTGCAGCGCACGGAGATCCTGGAGGCCGAGGAATACTTCTCCCCGGGTCAAAAGGGCTCTTCCGCGATGCCTCATAAACGGAACCCCATCACCTGCGAGCGCATTGCCGGCATGGCGCGCATCGTGCGCGGCAACGCATTGGCTGCCCTGGACAATATGCCGCTTTGGCACGAGCGCGACATCAGCCATTCCAGTGTCGAGCGCGTCATCGTTCCCGACAGTACGATCATTCTGGACTACATGCTCGCCACCTTCACGGACGTGGTGGAGCGCTTGCTGGTCTATCCGGAAAACATGTTGGCCAATTTGCACAAGACCGGAGGGTTGATCTTCTCACAGGCCTTGCTGCTTGCCCTGGTCAACAAAGGGGTGGCGCGGGAGGAGGCGTACCAGTGGGTGCAAGCGCATGCCATGACCGCCTGGCGCACCGGGGCCGACTTCCGCCGCCTGGTCCTTGATGACCCGCAAGTGCGCAGCGTTCTCTCCGAAGAGGAAGTGGAAAGGTGCTTTGATCTTAACCATAGCCTCCGTCATGTGGACTACATCTTTGCCCGCGCCGGGCTGGCATGA
- the tatA gene encoding twin-arginine translocase TatA/TatE family subunit: MLAGMIGQWELLLIFFAILLLFGARRLPELAQGLGKGIREFRRAVKEPPEEESKTKGKVSAPPQDQGGSN; this comes from the coding sequence ATGTTGGCTGGAATGATTGGCCAGTGGGAGCTTTTGCTCATCTTCTTTGCCATTCTGCTGCTGTTTGGGGCGCGGCGGCTGCCGGAGTTGGCGCAAGGCTTGGGCAAAGGGATTCGCGAGTTCCGCAGGGCGGTAAAGGAGCCCCCCGAGGAAGAGAGCAAGACAAAAGGCAAGGTCAGTGCACCCCCGCAAGATCAAGGCGGAAGCAACTGA
- a CDS encoding phosphoribosylaminoimidazolesuccinocarboxamide synthase, producing MKKDKKLYEGKTKRLYTTDNPELLIQEFKHEGVAANGEKTATIRGKGAVNNRVSTHLFRYLESYHVSTHFVRQLSDTEMVVRRLDIIPVEVVVRNVATGGLAERFGVEEGEDLPQPAVEYYLKDDERHDPMINEDHVVAFGHASAGDLAHIRRTAVKVNAVLKDFFLRRNLKLVEIKLEFGRAKGKILLGDEVSLDTCRLQDLLTGEQLDRDRLVANPTRAEELYQKLCERIVG from the coding sequence TTGAAGAAGGACAAGAAGCTCTACGAAGGTAAGACCAAACGACTCTACACCACGGACAACCCCGAGTTGCTGATTCAGGAGTTCAAACACGAGGGGGTGGCCGCCAATGGCGAAAAGACCGCGACTATCAGAGGCAAAGGGGCGGTGAACAATCGCGTCTCCACGCACCTCTTCCGCTACCTGGAGAGCTATCACGTATCCACCCACTTCGTCAGGCAGCTCTCCGACACGGAGATGGTGGTGAGACGGCTGGACATCATCCCGGTGGAAGTGGTGGTGCGCAATGTTGCGACGGGCGGTCTGGCAGAGCGCTTCGGCGTCGAGGAGGGCGAGGACTTGCCCCAGCCCGCGGTCGAGTACTACCTGAAGGACGATGAGCGCCACGATCCGATGATCAACGAAGACCATGTGGTTGCCTTCGGTCATGCCTCTGCCGGCGACCTTGCGCACATTCGTCGCACCGCGGTCAAAGTCAATGCGGTGCTCAAGGACTTTTTCCTGCGCCGCAATCTGAAGCTGGTGGAGATCAAGCTCGAGTTTGGACGGGCCAAAGGGAAGATCCTTCTTGGCGATGAGGTCTCCCTGGACACCTGCCGCCTGCAGGATCTGCTCACCGGCGAGCAGCTGGATCGTGACCGTCTGGTGGCCAACCCGACCAGGGCCGAGGAACTGTACCAAAAGTTGTGCGAACGCATCGTGGGTTGA
- a CDS encoding twin-arginine translocase TatA/TatE family subunit, which yields MLGGAIGPWELVVIMLAVLILFGPKRLPELARGLGKAMQEFRKAAEEVRREIDISDQDDELQG from the coding sequence GTGCTCGGAGGAGCGATCGGGCCATGGGAGCTCGTGGTAATCATGCTGGCCGTCTTGATTCTGTTCGGCCCGAAAAGGCTGCCAGAGCTCGCCCGGGGGCTTGGTAAGGCCATGCAAGAGTTTCGCAAGGCCGCCGAGGAAGTGAGGCGGGAAATCGACATAAGCGACCAGGACGACGAACTCCAGGGCTGA